A region of Staphylococcus sp. IVB6181 DNA encodes the following proteins:
- the adhE gene encoding bifunctional acetaldehyde-CoA/alcohol dehydrogenase, producing MTESTQAQNEKPETEVNLTQQMIDTLADNGQRALHQLAKLNQEQIDKIVHAMAMAAVDKHMEIAKAAYEETGRGIYEDKAIKNLYASEYIWESIKYNKTIGVIKEDEQRGLTYVASPVGVVCGVTPTTNPTSTTIFKAMIAIKTGNPIVFAFHPSAQQSSTLAAEVIYEAALKAGAPEHVIQWITQPSLEATKLLMNHDKIALVLATGGAAMVKSAYSTGKPALGVGPGNVPAYIEKSAKIKRAVNDVIVSKTFDNGMICASEQGVIVDKAIYNEVKKEFEAHQCYVVKKNELPKLESIVMREDRCAVNANIVGKPAAEIAASVGIKVPEGTKMLIAELEGVGPDYPLSREKLSPVLAMVKAENREEALELCESMLNLGGLGHTAVVHTEDEALQKAFGILMNACRVLINSPSAEGGIGGIYNEMIPSLTLGCGSYGHNSVSHNVSAVDLINVKTIAKRRNNMQWFKLPSKIYFEKNSLLYLTHMKDIERVMIVTDAGMVNLGYAKRVQEVLASRTDVPDVRIFSDVEPNPSTNTVYKGLELMIEFQPDVIIAIGGGSVMDAAKGMWAFFEHPDLSFFGAKQKFLDIRKRTYKILPAQRAQMVCIPTTSGTGSEVTPFAVITDSDTHVKYPLADYSLTPDIAIVDSQFVLSVPRSVTADTGMDVLTHAIESYVSVLANDYTRVLSLQAIQIVFNYLKASANDGDPEARERMHNASTLAGMAFANAFLGVSHTIAHKIGGEYNIPHGRTNAILLPHVIRYNAKDPQKHALFPKYDYFRADEDYADIARFLGLKGKTTEALVEALADAVYELGQSVGIEMNLKAQGVTQEVLDATVDRMAELAYEDQCTTANPKEPLISELKDIIITAYDYQK from the coding sequence ATGACTGAATCAACACAAGCTCAGAATGAAAAACCAGAAACAGAAGTGAACCTGACACAACAAATGATTGATACGCTGGCAGATAACGGTCAGCGTGCGTTGCATCAATTAGCAAAGTTGAATCAAGAACAAATTGATAAGATTGTACATGCGATGGCAATGGCAGCTGTGGATAAACACATGGAAATAGCCAAAGCAGCATACGAAGAAACAGGACGCGGTATCTATGAAGATAAAGCAATCAAGAATCTCTATGCTTCAGAGTACATTTGGGAATCTATCAAATACAACAAGACTATCGGTGTCATCAAAGAAGATGAACAACGCGGTTTAACGTATGTCGCATCGCCGGTAGGTGTAGTGTGCGGTGTAACACCGACGACCAATCCGACTTCTACTACTATTTTCAAAGCGATGATTGCGATTAAAACAGGTAATCCGATTGTATTTGCTTTCCATCCAAGTGCGCAGCAATCTTCAACACTTGCGGCAGAAGTAATTTATGAAGCAGCACTCAAAGCAGGTGCGCCTGAACATGTTATCCAATGGATCACACAACCTTCATTGGAAGCCACTAAATTATTAATGAATCACGATAAAATTGCGTTAGTGCTTGCGACAGGCGGCGCTGCGATGGTGAAATCAGCTTATTCTACAGGTAAACCGGCCTTAGGTGTAGGACCTGGTAATGTACCGGCCTATATTGAAAAGTCAGCGAAAATCAAACGTGCTGTGAATGATGTAATTGTATCTAAGACATTTGATAACGGTATGATTTGTGCATCTGAACAAGGGGTTATCGTAGATAAAGCAATTTATAACGAAGTGAAAAAAGAATTTGAAGCCCATCAATGTTATGTTGTGAAGAAAAATGAATTACCTAAACTCGAAAGCATTGTCATGCGTGAAGATCGCTGTGCAGTCAATGCGAATATTGTAGGAAAACCTGCCGCAGAAATCGCAGCGTCTGTCGGTATTAAAGTACCAGAAGGAACAAAAATGCTGATTGCGGAACTTGAAGGTGTAGGTCCTGATTATCCATTGTCTCGCGAAAAATTATCTCCTGTACTTGCGATGGTAAAAGCAGAGAATCGCGAAGAAGCGTTAGAATTATGCGAGAGTATGTTGAATTTAGGCGGTTTAGGACATACTGCAGTAGTGCATACAGAAGACGAAGCACTTCAAAAAGCTTTCGGTATTCTTATGAATGCATGCCGTGTATTGATTAATTCACCATCAGCTGAAGGCGGTATCGGCGGAATTTATAATGAAATGATTCCATCTTTAACCTTAGGTTGCGGTTCTTATGGACACAACTCTGTTTCTCATAATGTTTCTGCAGTCGATTTGATTAATGTCAAAACAATCGCTAAAAGGAGAAATAATATGCAATGGTTCAAACTGCCATCAAAAATTTACTTTGAGAAAAATTCGCTTTTGTATTTAACACACATGAAAGACATTGAACGTGTCATGATTGTAACGGATGCAGGCATGGTAAATTTAGGTTATGCCAAACGTGTACAAGAAGTGCTTGCGAGCAGAACAGACGTGCCTGATGTACGTATATTCAGCGATGTAGAACCGAACCCTTCTACGAATACAGTATATAAAGGTTTAGAACTGATGATTGAATTCCAGCCAGATGTCATTATCGCAATCGGCGGCGGTTCTGTAATGGATGCCGCTAAAGGCATGTGGGCATTCTTTGAACATCCGGATTTATCATTCTTCGGCGCTAAACAAAAATTCTTAGATATCCGCAAGCGTACGTATAAAATTTTACCGGCACAACGTGCACAAATGGTTTGTATTCCGACAACTTCTGGTACAGGTTCAGAAGTGACACCGTTTGCGGTCATTACTGACAGTGATACACATGTGAAATATCCTTTAGCAGATTATTCATTAACACCGGATATCGCAATTGTAGATTCGCAATTTGTGTTAAGTGTACCGCGTTCAGTGACTGCCGATACAGGTATGGACGTATTAACACATGCGATTGAATCTTATGTTTCTGTGTTAGCCAACGACTATACAAGAGTCTTAAGTCTTCAAGCGATACAAATTGTCTTTAATTATTTGAAAGCTTCCGCAAATGACGGCGATCCTGAAGCACGAGAAAGAATGCATAATGCGTCTACTTTAGCAGGTATGGCCTTTGCGAATGCGTTCTTAGGTGTCAGTCACACTATCGCACATAAAATAGGCGGAGAATATAATATTCCGCATGGACGTACCAATGCGATTTTATTACCGCATGTCATCAGATATAATGCGAAAGATCCGCAAAAACATGCGTTATTCCCTAAATATGATTACTTCAGAGCAGACGAAGATTATGCGGATATCGCACGCTTCTTAGGATTAAAAGGCAAAACAACAGAAGCTTTAGTCGAAGCACTTGCCGATGCAGTTTATGAATTAGGCCAAAGTGTCGGTATTGAAATGAACCTTAAAGCCCAAGGTGTGACACAAGAAGTGTTAGATGCGACAGTAGATCGTATGGCAGAACTTGCATATGAAGATCAATGTACAACAGCGAACCCTAAAGAACCATTAATCAGTGAATTAAAAGATATTATTATCACAGCTTATGATTATCAAAAATAA
- a CDS encoding MupG family TIM beta-alpha barrel fold protein, with protein sequence MELGFSVYLGEPFDEDYIETMLDQGCRYIFTSLQIPEEDEKVYLTRLAQLAQINAHRARIIADVNTDTLARLDLSLEDPQGIEDAGIDIVRLDEGAELDVLAEYVEQKHAVMLNASTDAFRILRALSDRAISQENILVAHNYYPRPETGLDRSFFQHINERLKGAFPEIQIMAFVQGTKLRGPIYRGLPTLEAHRNMHPLAAAAELESDLCDIACIGDSQIDAFLIKQFNHYVKQRKVLLRTDLNQESPYLGTYHNRLDVARDVVRAEEARRQFKDEVLPQNAVERPTGTITLDNHLYGRYMNELQITRTDLPADAAVNVLGHIEPKDIDCLNLIASGTTFQLIGREEEDHGL encoded by the coding sequence ATGGAATTAGGTTTTTCTGTATATTTAGGAGAACCCTTTGATGAAGACTATATTGAAACAATGCTAGATCAAGGCTGCCGTTATATTTTTACGTCGCTACAAATCCCTGAAGAAGATGAAAAAGTGTATTTAACACGCTTAGCACAATTGGCACAAATCAATGCGCATCGTGCACGTATTATTGCGGATGTGAATACAGATACATTAGCACGTCTGGATCTTTCTTTAGAAGACCCGCAAGGGATTGAAGATGCAGGTATTGATATTGTGCGTTTGGATGAGGGTGCAGAGCTTGATGTCTTGGCAGAATATGTGGAACAAAAACATGCGGTGATGCTGAATGCGAGTACGGATGCTTTTCGTATTTTAAGAGCGCTGAGCGACCGCGCCATCTCACAAGAGAACATTCTTGTAGCGCATAATTATTATCCGCGACCTGAAACAGGTTTAGACCGTTCTTTTTTTCAGCACATCAATGAACGCTTAAAAGGTGCATTCCCGGAAATTCAAATTATGGCATTTGTGCAAGGAACAAAACTGCGAGGTCCGATTTATCGCGGCTTGCCGACGCTTGAAGCCCATCGCAATATGCATCCTTTAGCCGCTGCAGCGGAACTTGAAAGTGATTTATGCGATATCGCTTGTATCGGTGATAGTCAAATCGATGCCTTTTTAATTAAGCAATTCAATCATTACGTCAAACAACGAAAAGTGTTATTACGTACTGACTTAAATCAAGAGAGTCCCTATTTAGGTACGTATCATAACCGTTTAGATGTTGCGCGTGATGTGGTCAGAGCAGAAGAAGCACGACGTCAATTTAAAGATGAAGTCTTGCCGCAAAATGCCGTAGAGCGTCCGACAGGTACCATTACTTTAGATAATCATCTGTATGGCCGTTATATGAATGAGCTTCAAATTACACGTACAGATTTGCCGGCAGATGCGGCAGTAAATGTCTTAGGGCATATTGAGCCGAAAGATATTGATTGTCTCAACTTAATCGCATCCGGTACAACATTTCAATTAATAGGAAGAGAGGAGGAAGACCATGGACTTTAA
- the murQ gene encoding N-acetylmuramic acid 6-phosphate etherase, translating into MDFKKMTTEQRNEKTKNLDQLSTSEFVTLMNQEDQIVAQAIAQEQDYITQVIDNVIASFKRGGRLIYMGAGTSGRLGVLDAAECVPTFGVTRDDVIGLIAGGSKAMTEAIEGAEDNLGLGAQDLQEIELTKDDIVIGLAASGRTPYVIGGLEYAQSVGAKTAAIACNKDTKIGAIADVAIEVEVGPEILTGSTRLKSGTAQKLVLNMISTGAMIGIGKVYENLMVDVKPTNEKLKQRAFNIISEVTGASEEQAKQLFYSSRGNVKAAIVMGLHDIKYAEALDRLKKADGFIRRT; encoded by the coding sequence ATGGACTTTAAGAAAATGACAACAGAACAGCGTAATGAGAAAACAAAAAACTTAGATCAATTAAGCACATCAGAGTTTGTGACCTTGATGAATCAAGAAGATCAGATTGTGGCACAAGCAATTGCACAAGAACAGGATTATATCACGCAGGTGATTGATAACGTGATTGCTTCTTTTAAACGAGGCGGACGTTTGATTTATATGGGTGCAGGTACCAGCGGACGCTTAGGTGTTTTGGATGCGGCGGAGTGTGTACCGACGTTCGGTGTTACGAGAGATGATGTTATCGGTTTGATTGCGGGCGGTTCTAAAGCTATGACTGAAGCGATTGAAGGTGCTGAAGATAATTTAGGGCTGGGTGCACAAGATTTGCAAGAAATCGAATTGACGAAAGATGACATCGTGATTGGGTTAGCCGCAAGCGGCAGAACACCTTATGTTATCGGCGGTTTAGAATACGCACAGTCCGTCGGTGCCAAAACAGCAGCCATCGCATGCAATAAGGATACGAAAATCGGAGCGATAGCTGATGTCGCTATCGAAGTGGAAGTCGGCCCTGAGATTTTAACAGGTTCGACACGCTTGAAATCCGGTACAGCACAAAAGCTGGTCCTGAATATGATATCGACAGGTGCCATGATCGGTATCGGCAAAGTGTATGAAAATTTAATGGTAGATGTTAAACCTACGAATGAAAAATTGAAACAGCGTGCTTTCAATATCATTTCAGAAGTGACAGGTGCCAGCGAAGAACAAGCGAAGCAGCTCTTCTACAGCAGCAGAGGCAATGTTAAAGCTGCGATAGTTATGGGGCTGCATGATATTAAATATGCGGAAGCATTAGATCGATTGAAAAAGGCAGATGGTTTTATCAGAAGGACTTAA
- a CDS encoding PTS transporter subunit EIIC: protein MTKERKIAEEILKHVGGKENLERVIHCMTRVRMNIIDYSKVDIEGLKAIDGVMGVVEDDTLQVIVGPGTVNKVANEMSEMIKTPLGEDISHHAHQSDKARVEEEAMLFKTQMKKNQKQSKWKKVLRTIANIFVPLIPAFVGAGLIGGIAAVLTNMLSAGVIEGAVWKQLTLVFDIIKSGLLAYLVIYVGINAAREFGATPGLGGVIGGTTMLTGMTPEQPLHNIFNGEALAPGQGGVIGVIFAVWLLAMVEKRLHKIIPNAVDIIVTPTITLLIMGLVTIFLIMPIAGVVSEGLLGIIKWVLDIGGAFSGFILGATFLPLVMFGLHQVLTPIHIEMINQDHATFLLPVLAMAGAGQVGAALALWVKCRKNKKIIRLLKGALPAGILGIGEPLIYGVTLPLGRPFITACIGGGIGGAVIGGIGHIGAVAIGPSGLSLIPLIYDNMYLGYIAGILAAYAGGFAATYFFGTTKEMTTPQEIDD from the coding sequence ATGACAAAAGAGAGAAAGATTGCCGAGGAAATATTAAAGCATGTAGGAGGTAAAGAGAACTTAGAACGTGTGATTCACTGTATGACACGTGTCCGTATGAATATTATCGATTATTCAAAGGTCGATATCGAAGGTTTAAAAGCTATTGATGGTGTCATGGGTGTAGTTGAAGATGATACCCTTCAAGTCATTGTCGGACCCGGTACAGTGAATAAAGTGGCTAATGAAATGAGCGAGATGATCAAAACACCATTAGGAGAAGATATTTCGCATCATGCACATCAATCTGACAAAGCGCGCGTAGAAGAAGAAGCGATGCTGTTTAAAACGCAGATGAAAAAGAATCAAAAGCAGTCTAAATGGAAGAAAGTACTGCGTACGATTGCGAATATCTTTGTGCCGTTGATTCCAGCCTTTGTCGGTGCAGGACTTATCGGCGGGATTGCGGCTGTATTGACGAACATGTTATCAGCGGGTGTGATAGAAGGCGCAGTATGGAAACAGCTCACTTTAGTATTTGATATTATCAAGAGCGGTTTGCTTGCGTACTTAGTCATTTATGTCGGTATTAATGCAGCACGAGAATTCGGTGCGACTCCAGGACTAGGCGGTGTTATCGGCGGTACGACGATGCTGACAGGGATGACGCCTGAACAGCCCCTCCATAATATCTTTAACGGCGAAGCATTAGCGCCAGGACAAGGCGGTGTGATTGGTGTTATCTTTGCGGTTTGGCTGCTTGCGATGGTTGAGAAGCGTCTGCATAAAATTATTCCGAATGCGGTGGACATTATTGTCACACCTACCATTACCTTATTGATTATGGGTCTGGTCACAATTTTCTTAATCATGCCGATAGCAGGTGTAGTATCTGAAGGGCTATTAGGCATTATCAAGTGGGTATTAGATATCGGCGGTGCCTTCAGCGGCTTTATTCTCGGTGCGACATTCTTGCCGCTCGTAATGTTCGGCTTGCACCAAGTGCTTACACCGATTCATATTGAAATGATCAACCAAGATCATGCGACTTTCTTATTGCCGGTACTTGCGATGGCAGGTGCAGGACAAGTCGGCGCAGCTTTAGCGTTATGGGTGAAATGCCGTAAGAATAAGAAAATTATCCGCTTATTAAAAGGCGCATTGCCTGCAGGTATTTTGGGCATCGGAGAACCATTGATTTATGGTGTGACTTTACCATTAGGCCGTCCGTTTATTACAGCTTGTATCGGCGGCGGTATCGGAGGTGCAGTGATCGGAGGCATCGGTCATATCGGTGCGGTCGCAATCGGGCCTAGCGGACTATCATTGATTCCGCTGATTTATGATAATATGTATCTCGGTTATATCGCAGGGATTCTTGCAGCGTACGCAGGCGGTTTTGCGGCGACTTATTTCTTCGGGACAACGAAGGAAATGACAACACCACAAGAAATTGATGATTAG
- a CDS encoding MurR/RpiR family transcriptional regulator, translating to MASEQILIYIQEHMTQLTKQEQLVAKYMVEAPKAVLAMSAQAIGRQTKTSSATVIRCVHKLGFKGLVELKLALSRDLPKHQENVYQEIAQDASPSEIKRTLFSRAEYTLKTTEDLLENQVLNQAVQRLRQCKKLVVFGVGASHIVAEDIFQKFTRAGMHVVQSSDAHIIATVLAGGDDETLMIGISNSGRNQETLRLAEVAQHYGVPVIGMTSGLDSKLAQVSDICLAHGASSERSLRLAATSSLIAQLMTVDTLFYSYLSKDYASHLEHLSQTREAVDLYKHDE from the coding sequence ATGGCCAGTGAACAAATATTAATTTATATTCAAGAACATATGACGCAGCTGACAAAACAAGAACAGTTGGTCGCAAAGTATATGGTTGAAGCACCAAAAGCGGTGCTTGCTATGAGTGCACAAGCCATCGGACGACAAACAAAGACCAGTTCTGCAACAGTGATCCGCTGTGTGCATAAATTAGGGTTTAAAGGTTTAGTAGAATTAAAACTTGCGCTGTCGCGTGATTTGCCGAAGCATCAAGAAAATGTCTATCAAGAAATTGCACAAGATGCATCGCCATCTGAAATAAAACGAACGCTTTTTTCTAGAGCGGAATATACATTGAAAACCACAGAAGATTTATTGGAAAACCAAGTGCTGAATCAAGCAGTACAGCGCTTGAGACAATGCAAGAAACTGGTGGTCTTCGGTGTAGGCGCCAGCCATATTGTCGCGGAAGACATCTTTCAAAAGTTTACACGTGCAGGCATGCATGTCGTACAGAGTTCTGATGCACATATTATTGCGACAGTTTTGGCAGGCGGAGATGATGAGACACTTATGATAGGCATATCGAATTCAGGACGTAATCAAGAAACATTGCGCTTAGCTGAAGTTGCACAACACTACGGTGTGCCGGTCATAGGTATGACGAGCGGATTAGATTCAAAGCTAGCACAGGTTTCTGATATTTGTTTAGCACATGGTGCGAGTTCTGAGCGGAGTTTGCGTTTAGCCGCAACAAGTTCGTTGATTGCTCAGTTAATGACAGTTGATACATTATTTTATTCTTACTTGTCAAAAGACTATGCATCGCATTTAGAACATCTGAGTCAGACACGTGAAGCGGTTGATTTATATAAACATGACGAATAA
- a CDS encoding alpha/beta fold hydrolase, which translates to MTRAKGTREMYALETDQAVLRYDMIGQGPILLFIPGASGINDSYIEGAQALKQDYTVILPDRRGYGASELTAPLPASIANPKDTYRLKQDVQDMKAILESITDQPVTVFATDTGAAAALQFALDYPEWIETLLLHEPLNVSVLPDAEAYASQAEQIVRTAMIEGVPAAMRQYESMVQSTQADMNVLVENTIAPCAVCSPDTAQLRSRASTEIWLQYELRQYMNYSFVFTQDKALATNIIVAQGEDSKGSLGYEAARYFSHVLKAPMVQVPGGHYGYAQQPEAFAQAVKALLTK; encoded by the coding sequence ATGACTAGAGCGAAAGGAACGAGAGAGATGTATGCTTTAGAAACAGACCAAGCTGTACTGCGTTATGACATGATTGGACAAGGGCCTATCTTGCTTTTTATTCCAGGTGCCAGCGGTATCAATGACAGTTATATAGAAGGAGCACAAGCATTGAAACAAGATTATACAGTCATCCTGCCTGATAGAAGAGGCTACGGCGCAAGCGAACTCACTGCACCGCTGCCGGCTTCTATTGCGAATCCGAAAGATACGTATCGGCTGAAACAAGATGTGCAGGATATGAAGGCTATCTTGGAGTCGATAACAGATCAGCCTGTGACAGTCTTTGCGACAGATACGGGTGCTGCAGCGGCACTGCAGTTTGCACTGGATTATCCAGAATGGATAGAAACTTTATTGCTTCATGAGCCTTTAAATGTGTCAGTTCTGCCAGATGCAGAAGCTTATGCATCACAGGCAGAACAAATCGTACGGACTGCTATGATTGAAGGTGTACCCGCTGCGATGCGTCAATATGAAAGTATGGTACAGTCCACGCAAGCGGATATGAACGTACTGGTAGAAAATACAATTGCACCTTGTGCAGTTTGTTCACCAGATACTGCACAATTACGAAGCAGGGCCTCTACTGAAATCTGGCTTCAATATGAATTACGACAGTACATGAATTACTCGTTTGTTTTTACACAAGATAAAGCGTTAGCTACAAACATTATCGTGGCACAAGGAGAAGATTCGAAAGGATCGCTAGGTTATGAAGCAGCGCGTTATTTCAGTCACGTGTTAAAAGCACCGATGGTACAAGTCCCAGGCGGACATTATGGTTATGCACAACAACCTGAAGCATTTGCACAAGCTGTCAAAGCGTTATTAACGAAATAA
- a CDS encoding CadD family cadmium resistance transporter: protein MFQTALTAVVLYTATALDLLVILLIYFARAHTKKEYRDIYIGQFLGSGALIVISLFFAFVLHYVPEKWMLGLLGLIPLYLGIKVALFDDCEGEERAKKELDEKGMSKLIGIVALVTLASCGADNIGLFVPYFVSLTLPKLIVTLIVFVIMIYLLVLSAQKLSKVPGIGETVEKYNRWIMAVIYIGLGLYIIIENRTIQTLLSFIF from the coding sequence ATGTTTCAAACCGCATTGACTGCGGTGGTACTCTATACCGCCACAGCCTTAGATTTATTGGTCATTTTATTAATTTATTTTGCACGTGCGCATACGAAAAAAGAATACAGAGATATTTATATCGGACAGTTTCTCGGTTCAGGCGCATTGATTGTTATTAGTTTATTCTTTGCTTTTGTCTTGCATTATGTACCTGAAAAATGGATGTTAGGTCTATTAGGTTTGATTCCATTATATTTAGGAATTAAAGTTGCTTTGTTTGATGATTGCGAAGGGGAAGAACGTGCGAAAAAAGAATTGGATGAAAAAGGGATGTCGAAACTTATAGGAATTGTCGCATTGGTGACACTTGCCAGCTGCGGCGCTGATAACATTGGATTGTTCGTCCCTTATTTTGTGAGTTTAACGCTGCCTAAGCTGATTGTGACACTGATTGTATTTGTGATCATGATTTACTTGCTGGTCCTTTCAGCGCAAAAGTTGTCAAAAGTACCGGGAATAGGAGAAACGGTTGAAAAGTATAATCGTTGGATTATGGCTGTCATCTATATTGGTTTAGGCCTATATATCATTATTGAAAACAGAACCATTCAAACATTATTAAGTTTCATTTTCTAG
- a CDS encoding metalloregulator ArsR/SmtB family transcription factor, translated as MAEDQCEIKYVHEDKVKDAKAFLNTPHTLEVLDLFSAIGDSKKLTILLALFKEERLCVCDIATLLNMSIASTSHHLRTLYKKDIVAFEKEGKMAYYSIQNQAVKQLLQYALALESD; from the coding sequence TTGGCAGAAGATCAATGTGAGATTAAATACGTGCATGAAGATAAAGTCAAAGACGCAAAAGCTTTTCTGAATACACCGCATACTTTAGAGGTGCTGGATTTATTCAGTGCTATCGGAGACAGTAAGAAGCTGACCATTCTATTGGCTTTGTTTAAAGAAGAAAGGCTATGTGTATGCGATATTGCGACGTTATTGAATATGAGTATTGCGTCTACTTCTCATCATTTGCGTACTTTGTATAAAAAAGACATTGTTGCTTTTGAGAAAGAAGGAAAGATGGCTTATTACAGCATACAAAATCAAGCAGTTAAACAGTTATTACAATATGCATTAGCCTTGGAAAGTGATTAA
- a CDS encoding MFS transporter → MKFNKQHINRVDSSQAKKSVVATGIGNAIEWFDFGLYAQMAVIISANFFGNMPKEIQLVSTFAVFAFAFIVRPIGGIFFSHVGDKHGRKAVLSWTIILMAGSTLVLGLLPTQHSIGIWAPILLLIVRLVQSFSTGGEYAGAMTYIAETSPDRARGKLGSGLEIGTLAGNILAAALAGIMYSLLTDDQMASWGWRIPFIIAAPLGIVGVLLRTHLDESPAYETSLEDEQEQTYTYKDIFKYYWKDIIVAFTGVAFLNVANYMVLSYMPSFLNSTIYLGGTVGSILSTLTMAVMIPFVFFFGWYSDKIGNKRTVMFGLIGYSLFSVVAFWLMTNPSIPMIIAGLMLIALFMSTFEGVMPSVLPSMFYTKIRLRSLSLVYNIGAAIFGGLTPFILSLLVETTGQRIAPSYYLTLINVLGLIIFGLMFKSTSNKSLRGSYPNVASQSEYQNVVENPKDALWWESEMKDREQS, encoded by the coding sequence ATGAAATTTAACAAACAACATATTAACCGCGTTGACTCAAGTCAAGCTAAGAAAAGTGTTGTCGCAACCGGCATCGGCAATGCGATTGAATGGTTTGATTTCGGTTTATACGCACAGATGGCCGTGATAATCAGTGCTAACTTTTTCGGTAATATGCCAAAAGAAATTCAACTCGTTTCAACGTTCGCAGTCTTTGCCTTTGCGTTTATCGTCCGGCCGATCGGCGGTATCTTCTTCAGCCATGTCGGAGATAAACACGGAAGAAAAGCTGTATTGTCTTGGACCATTATCTTGATGGCCGGGTCAACATTGGTATTAGGACTGCTGCCTACCCAGCACAGCATTGGGATATGGGCACCTATCTTATTGCTCATTGTGCGCTTAGTTCAATCATTTTCAACTGGAGGCGAATATGCAGGTGCGATGACTTATATCGCAGAAACTTCACCTGACCGTGCAAGAGGCAAACTCGGGAGCGGTCTTGAAATCGGCACACTTGCCGGTAATATTCTCGCTGCTGCGCTTGCAGGGATTATGTATTCGTTACTGACAGATGACCAAATGGCTTCATGGGGATGGAGAATTCCATTTATCATCGCAGCTCCGCTCGGCATTGTCGGTGTGTTACTTCGTACACACTTGGATGAAAGTCCGGCTTATGAAACATCGCTCGAAGATGAACAAGAACAAACTTATACTTACAAGGACATCTTTAAATATTATTGGAAAGACATCATTGTTGCCTTTACAGGCGTCGCATTCTTAAATGTCGCAAACTACATGGTTCTGTCCTATATGCCGTCATTCCTAAACTCAACTATCTACCTTGGCGGTACTGTCGGCAGTATCCTCAGTACACTGACAATGGCCGTGATGATTCCGTTTGTCTTCTTCTTCGGCTGGTACAGCGACAAAATCGGAAACAAACGCACCGTTATGTTCGGCTTAATCGGCTACAGTTTATTCTCTGTTGTCGCATTTTGGCTGATGACCAACCCATCGATACCAATGATAATTGCTGGACTAATGCTTATCGCTTTATTCATGTCAACGTTTGAAGGCGTGATGCCTTCAGTCTTGCCGAGCATGTTCTATACTAAAATCAGATTGCGTTCATTATCACTTGTTTATAATATCGGTGCCGCAATCTTCGGCGGTTTGACACCATTTATTTTGTCACTGCTTGTCGAAACAACAGGACAACGCATTGCGCCGTCATACTATCTGACACTCATCAACGTATTAGGATTGATTATTTTCGGTTTAATGTTCAAATCTACATCCAACAAATCATTAAGAGGTTCTTACCCGAACGTCGCTTCACAATCTGAATACCAAAATGTAGTAGAGAATCCTAAAGATGCATTATGGTGGGAAAGTGAAATGAAAGACCGCGAACAATCTTAA